Proteins from a single region of Streptomyces sp. Tu 3180:
- a CDS encoding phosphotransferase family protein, whose amino-acid sequence MSPDHPPGLDLDRLRGLLERERPGLVNGPLSGRLIEGGRSNLTYAVSDGTARWVVRRPPLGHVLATAHDMKREHRVIDALHPTAVPVPRPVLLCEDEEVLGAPFYVMEFVEGTPYRTADQLAPLGPQRTRDAVLGLVDTLVELHAVDPGEVGLADFGRPEGFLDRQLRRWGKQLDASRNRELAGIDELHAALGRALPRSPAPAVVHGDYRLDNVLIGEDDRIRAILDWEMSTLGDPLTDLGLLVMYSMPLGMPDSPVSTTAEAPGHPAPAELIERYAERSGRDVGAVSWYTAFAWFKLAVILEGIHYRYTLGQTVGRGFDRIGDLVPVFIGHGLTTLQEG is encoded by the coding sequence ATGAGCCCCGACCACCCGCCCGGACTCGATCTCGACCGGCTGCGCGGCCTGCTCGAACGGGAGCGGCCCGGCCTGGTGAACGGCCCGCTCTCCGGCCGGCTGATCGAGGGCGGACGGTCGAACCTCACCTACGCGGTCTCCGACGGCACCGCGCGGTGGGTCGTGCGCCGGCCCCCGCTCGGCCACGTCCTGGCCACCGCGCACGACATGAAGCGCGAGCACCGGGTGATCGACGCGCTGCACCCGACCGCCGTGCCGGTGCCCCGCCCCGTGCTGCTGTGCGAGGACGAGGAGGTGCTCGGAGCGCCCTTCTACGTCATGGAGTTCGTCGAGGGCACCCCCTACCGCACGGCCGACCAGCTCGCCCCGCTCGGCCCGCAGCGCACCCGGGACGCCGTGCTGGGCCTGGTGGACACGCTGGTCGAGCTGCACGCCGTGGATCCCGGCGAGGTGGGACTCGCGGACTTCGGCCGGCCCGAGGGCTTCCTGGACCGGCAGCTGCGGCGCTGGGGCAAGCAGCTCGACGCCTCCCGCAACCGCGAGCTGGCCGGGATCGACGAGCTGCACGCCGCGCTCGGGCGCGCGCTGCCCCGCTCCCCCGCGCCGGCCGTGGTGCACGGCGACTACCGCCTCGACAACGTCCTGATCGGCGAGGACGACCGGATCAGGGCGATCCTCGACTGGGAGATGTCCACCCTCGGTGATCCGCTGACCGACCTGGGCCTGCTGGTGATGTACAGCATGCCGCTGGGCATGCCGGACTCCCCCGTCTCCACGACCGCCGAGGCCCCCGGGCACCCGGCGCCGGCCGAGCTGATCGAGCGGTACGCCGAGCGCTCGGGGCGCGACGTCGGCGCGGTGTCCTGGTACACGGCGTTCGCCTGGTTCAAGCTCGCCGTGATCCTGGAGGGCATCCACTACCGCTACACCCTGGGCCAGACGGTCGGGCGCGGTTTCGACCGCATCGGCGACCTGGTCCCCGTCTTCATCGGGCACGGTCTGACCACTCTTCAGGAAGGCTGA
- a CDS encoding acyl-CoA dehydrogenase family protein: MDFTFDARTEELRARLLAFMDEHVYPAERVAHEQRGRLASPWETVPVVEELKAEARRQGLWNLFLPDSEYGAGLTNLQYAPLAEIMGRSPQLAPTVTNCAAPDTGNMEVLAQFGDEAQRKQWLEPLLAGEIRSAFAMTEPEVASSDATNITTHIERDGDEYVITGRKWYISGAMHPDCAVFIVMGKTDPDGTDIRRQQSMVLVPRDTPGVTVERAMQVFGYEDHYHGGHAEVVFDHARVPVSHLIGEEGGGFAIAQARLGPGRIHHCMRLIGMAERAIELMCRRAVSRDAFGKALAQQGVVQNWIADARVAVEQLRLLVLKTAWMMDTVGNRGAHTEIQAIKIATPRTVVGILDRAIQLYGAGGVSQDFPLAELYAGARTLMIADGPDEVHQRSLARRELKKYR; encoded by the coding sequence ATGGACTTCACGTTCGACGCGCGCACCGAGGAGCTGCGCGCCAGGCTCCTCGCCTTCATGGACGAGCACGTCTACCCGGCCGAGCGGGTCGCGCACGAGCAGCGCGGGCGGCTGGCCTCGCCGTGGGAGACCGTCCCCGTGGTGGAGGAGCTGAAGGCCGAGGCCCGGCGGCAGGGGCTGTGGAACCTGTTCCTGCCCGACTCCGAGTACGGCGCCGGGCTCACCAACCTCCAGTACGCGCCGCTCGCCGAGATCATGGGCCGCTCCCCCCAGCTCGCGCCGACCGTCACCAACTGCGCCGCGCCCGACACCGGCAACATGGAGGTGCTGGCGCAGTTCGGGGACGAGGCGCAGAGGAAGCAGTGGCTGGAGCCGCTGCTCGCGGGCGAGATCCGCTCGGCGTTCGCGATGACCGAGCCGGAGGTGGCCTCCTCCGACGCCACCAACATCACCACGCACATCGAGCGGGACGGCGACGAGTACGTCATCACGGGCCGCAAGTGGTACATCTCCGGGGCGATGCACCCGGACTGCGCCGTCTTCATCGTGATGGGCAAGACCGACCCGGACGGGACGGACATCCGCCGTCAGCAGTCCATGGTCCTCGTCCCGCGCGACACCCCGGGCGTCACCGTCGAGCGCGCGATGCAGGTGTTCGGCTACGAGGACCACTACCACGGCGGCCACGCCGAGGTGGTCTTCGACCACGCGCGCGTGCCGGTGTCGCACCTGATCGGCGAGGAGGGCGGCGGCTTCGCCATCGCCCAGGCGCGGCTCGGGCCCGGCCGGATCCACCACTGCATGCGGCTGATCGGCATGGCCGAGCGGGCGATCGAGCTGATGTGCCGCCGGGCGGTGTCCCGGGACGCCTTCGGCAAGGCGCTGGCGCAGCAGGGCGTGGTGCAGAACTGGATCGCCGACGCGCGCGTCGCGGTCGAGCAGCTGCGGCTGCTGGTGCTGAAGACGGCCTGGATGATGGACACCGTCGGCAACCGGGGCGCCCACACCGAGATCCAGGCCATCAAGATCGCCACCCCGCGCACGGTCGTCGGCATCCTCGACCGGGCGATCCAGCTGTACGGCGCGGGCGGGGTCAGCCAGGACTTCCCGCTGGCCGAGCTGTACGCCGGCGCCCGCACGCTGATGATCGCCGACGGGCCGGACGAGGTGCACCAGCGGTCGCTGGCGCGGCGGGAGCTGAAGAAGTACCGGTAG
- a CDS encoding TetR/AcrR family transcriptional regulator, translated as MPRTTDGDGTPVPQRLLAAATRLFAEQGYDRTSVQEIVEAAGVTKGALYHYFGSKDDLLHEVYARVLRVQQERLDAYADADEPIEKRLRGAAADVVVTTIENLDDASIFFRSMHHLSPEKNKQVRAERRRYHERFRALIEEGQEAGVFSRATPADLVVDYHFGSVHHLSTWYRPDGPLGPQEVADHLADLLLRALRP; from the coding sequence GTGCCCAGGACCACGGACGGGGACGGCACTCCGGTGCCGCAGCGGCTCCTGGCCGCCGCCACCCGGCTCTTCGCCGAGCAGGGCTACGACCGCACCTCCGTGCAGGAGATCGTCGAGGCGGCCGGCGTCACCAAGGGGGCGCTCTACCACTACTTCGGCTCCAAGGACGACCTGCTGCACGAGGTCTACGCGCGCGTGCTGCGCGTCCAGCAGGAACGCCTGGACGCCTACGCGGACGCCGACGAGCCGATCGAGAAGCGGCTGCGCGGCGCGGCGGCCGACGTCGTCGTCACGACGATCGAGAACCTCGACGACGCGTCGATCTTCTTCCGCTCCATGCACCACCTGAGCCCGGAGAAGAACAAGCAGGTGCGCGCCGAGCGCCGCCGCTACCACGAACGCTTCCGCGCGCTGATCGAGGAGGGGCAGGAGGCGGGCGTCTTCTCCAGGGCCACCCCGGCCGACCTGGTGGTCGACTACCACTTCGGCTCCGTGCACCACCTGTCGACCTGGTACCGCCCCGACGGCCCGCTCGGCCCGCAGGAGGTCGCCGACCACCTGGCGGACCTGCTGCTGCGGGCACTGCGTCCGTGA
- a CDS encoding AMP-binding protein has product MTGSRYAARPWLALLTGAQRAPVDPAGSLVHALRRAVAETPDRAFLAYFDGRLTYRETDELSDSVAGHLAARGLRRGDRVAILLQNSPLFVLALLGAWKAGAVVVPVNPMYKAGEVTHVLRDADVTALICSDRAWESYLRDTAADSPVRIVLTGCELDFQTRNDARVLTFERLPQAPDADDLTAVARRGHRAPGDRDPAPADTALISYTSGTSGTPKGATNTHRNIMYNAERQRTGLGLPEAPVYFALAPLFHITGMVCQLGACLNSGGTLVLAYRFEAGVVLDAFAEHRPHYTVGPSTAFMALAAHPGVSRDHFSSFRVISSGGAPLPPALVEKFRAGFRPYIRNGYGLTECTAPCASVPPHLEAPVDGASGTLAVGVPGPDTVVRIVDDQGREVPFGEQGEIVVRGPQVVPGYWGRPDATAETFPDGELRTGDIGFMDERGWLYVVDRKKDMINASGFKVWPREVEDVLYTHPAVREAAVVGVPDGYRGETVKAFISLRPGAGADPAELAAYCKERLAAYKYPRQVEVLPDLPKTASGKILRRELRSLTHDD; this is encoded by the coding sequence GTGACCGGCTCCCGCTACGCCGCCCGGCCCTGGCTGGCCCTCCTCACCGGCGCCCAGCGCGCCCCGGTCGACCCCGCCGGCTCCCTGGTGCACGCCCTGCGCCGGGCGGTCGCCGAGACCCCCGACCGCGCCTTCCTCGCCTACTTCGACGGCCGCCTGACCTACCGGGAGACCGACGAGCTCAGCGACTCCGTCGCCGGCCACCTCGCCGCCCGCGGTCTGCGGCGCGGGGACCGGGTGGCGATCCTGCTCCAGAACTCCCCGCTCTTCGTCCTCGCCCTGCTCGGCGCGTGGAAGGCGGGAGCGGTCGTCGTCCCCGTCAACCCGATGTACAAGGCGGGCGAGGTGACGCACGTCCTGCGGGACGCCGACGTGACCGCGCTGATCTGCTCCGACCGGGCCTGGGAGTCCTACCTGCGGGACACGGCCGCCGACTCGCCCGTGCGGATCGTGCTCACCGGCTGCGAGCTGGACTTCCAGACCCGGAACGACGCGCGCGTGCTCACCTTCGAGCGGCTCCCGCAGGCCCCGGACGCCGACGACCTCACGGCCGTGGCCCGCCGGGGCCACCGCGCCCCCGGGGACCGCGACCCCGCGCCCGCCGACACCGCGCTGATCAGCTACACCTCGGGCACCAGCGGCACCCCCAAGGGCGCCACCAACACGCACCGCAACATCATGTACAACGCCGAGCGGCAGCGCACCGGCCTGGGCCTGCCCGAGGCGCCCGTCTACTTCGCGCTGGCGCCGCTGTTCCACATCACCGGCATGGTGTGCCAGCTCGGCGCCTGCCTCAACAGCGGGGGCACGCTGGTGCTGGCGTACCGCTTCGAGGCCGGCGTGGTCCTGGACGCCTTCGCCGAGCACCGGCCGCACTACACCGTCGGCCCGTCCACCGCCTTCATGGCGCTGGCCGCCCACCCCGGCGTGAGCCGCGACCACTTCTCCTCCTTCCGGGTCATCTCCTCCGGCGGCGCCCCGCTGCCGCCCGCCCTGGTCGAGAAGTTCCGGGCGGGCTTCAGGCCGTACATCCGCAACGGCTACGGGCTGACCGAGTGCACCGCCCCCTGCGCCTCCGTCCCGCCGCACCTGGAGGCGCCCGTGGACGGGGCCTCCGGGACGCTGGCCGTGGGCGTGCCCGGGCCCGACACGGTCGTACGGATCGTCGACGACCAGGGGCGGGAGGTGCCCTTCGGCGAGCAGGGCGAGATCGTCGTACGCGGGCCGCAGGTCGTGCCCGGGTACTGGGGGCGGCCCGACGCCACCGCCGAGACCTTCCCGGACGGCGAGCTGCGCACCGGCGACATCGGCTTCATGGACGAGCGGGGCTGGCTCTACGTCGTCGACCGCAAGAAGGACATGATCAACGCCTCCGGCTTCAAGGTGTGGCCGCGCGAGGTCGAGGACGTGCTCTACACGCACCCGGCGGTGCGCGAGGCGGCCGTCGTCGGCGTGCCCGACGGGTACCGCGGGGAGACCGTCAAGGCCTTCATCAGCCTGCGCCCCGGCGCCGGGGCGGACCCGGCCGAGCTCGCGGCGTACTGCAAGGAGAGACTGGCCGCCTACAAGTACCCGCGTCAGGTGGAGGTCCTGCCCGACTTGCCGAAGACGGCCAGTGGGAAGATCCTCCGTCGGGAACTGCGTTCCCTGACGCACGACGACTAG
- a CDS encoding SDR family oxidoreductase, whose amino-acid sequence MVEAVQGAKVVVTGAGGGIGAALARRFAGQGAQVVVNDLDADRAKAVAEEIGGIAVPGDASTVVAEARDALGGTVDVYCANAGVGRDGGEPGEPLDERGWALSWDVNVMAHVRAAHALLPDWLERGGGRFVSTVSAAGLLTMIGTAPYSVTKHGAYAFAEWLSLTYRHRGVKVHAICPQGVRTDMLDASGSAGDLVLKPTAIEPEDVADALFRGIEEDRFLILPHPEVAEYYRARAADPERWLTGMNRIQQQWEATR is encoded by the coding sequence ATGGTGGAAGCCGTGCAGGGTGCGAAGGTGGTCGTCACAGGGGCCGGGGGCGGCATCGGGGCGGCACTGGCCCGGCGCTTCGCCGGCCAGGGGGCCCAGGTCGTCGTCAACGACCTGGACGCCGACCGCGCGAAGGCGGTCGCCGAGGAGATCGGCGGCATCGCCGTCCCGGGCGACGCCTCCACGGTCGTCGCCGAGGCCCGTGACGCGCTCGGCGGCACGGTCGACGTCTACTGCGCCAACGCGGGCGTCGGCAGGGACGGCGGAGAGCCCGGCGAACCCCTCGACGAGCGGGGCTGGGCGCTCTCCTGGGACGTCAACGTCATGGCGCACGTCCGCGCGGCGCACGCGCTGCTCCCGGACTGGCTGGAGCGCGGCGGCGGACGCTTCGTCTCCACCGTCTCCGCCGCCGGACTGCTCACCATGATCGGCACCGCCCCCTACAGCGTCACCAAGCACGGCGCGTACGCCTTCGCCGAGTGGCTGTCGCTGACGTACCGGCACCGCGGGGTGAAGGTCCACGCGATCTGCCCGCAGGGCGTGCGCACCGACATGCTCGACGCCAGCGGCAGCGCGGGCGACCTGGTGCTCAAGCCGACCGCGATCGAGCCGGAGGACGTGGCCGACGCCCTCTTCCGCGGCATCGAGGAGGACCGCTTCCTGATCCTTCCGCACCCCGAGGTCGCCGAGTACTACCGGGCCCGCGCCGCCGACCCCGAGCGCTGGCTCACCGGCATGAACCGCATCCAGCAGCAGTGGGAGGCCACCCGGTGA
- a CDS encoding DUF1343 domain-containing protein yields MKLSRRSLLATTTAAVAASAAPAHAVPGRAPAGGRGLRTGFERLAADGYAPLEGQRVGVVTNPTGITRDVRHIVDVMHADDRVDLIAVFGPEHGFRGTAQAGGSEGRHDDPATGLPVYDTYLKSGQPLADVFTASGVDTVVFDIQDVGARFYTYIWTLFDCMEAARLAGKRFVVLDRPNPVTGRAALGPVLHEEFATFVGRKPISQAHGMTVAELALLFNGEFLREPVALETVRMSGWRRSDFHDASGLPWVPPSPNMPTPETALVYSGTCLFEGTNLSEGRGTTRPFELLGAEGVDGRWAEAANGLGLAGVRFREAYFAPTFSKFQGRTVGGVQLHVHDREAFDPVRTGIGLLVTARRVWSGFAWRPDHWIDKLTGSARVRTMIDAGADTDEVVAGWQEELAAFRGVRREYLLYR; encoded by the coding sequence ATGAAGCTGTCCAGACGGAGCCTGCTCGCCACCACCACGGCCGCGGTGGCGGCGTCCGCCGCCCCGGCGCACGCGGTCCCCGGGCGGGCCCCGGCGGGGGGCCGCGGGCTGCGCACCGGGTTCGAGCGGCTCGCCGCGGACGGCTACGCGCCGCTCGAGGGGCAGCGGGTCGGCGTCGTCACCAACCCGACGGGCATCACCCGGGACGTGCGGCACATCGTGGACGTCATGCACGCCGACGACCGCGTGGACCTGATCGCCGTCTTCGGCCCCGAGCACGGCTTCCGGGGCACCGCGCAGGCGGGCGGTTCCGAGGGCCGCCACGACGACCCGGCGACCGGCCTGCCCGTGTACGACACCTACCTGAAGAGCGGTCAGCCGCTCGCCGACGTCTTCACCGCCTCCGGCGTGGACACGGTCGTCTTCGACATCCAGGACGTGGGCGCGCGCTTCTACACGTACATCTGGACCCTGTTCGACTGCATGGAGGCGGCGCGGCTCGCGGGCAAGCGGTTCGTCGTCCTGGACCGGCCGAACCCGGTGACGGGGCGGGCGGCACTGGGTCCGGTGCTGCACGAGGAGTTCGCCACCTTCGTCGGGCGGAAGCCGATCTCGCAGGCGCACGGGATGACGGTGGCGGAGCTGGCCCTGCTGTTCAACGGCGAGTTCCTCCGGGAGCCGGTGGCGCTGGAGACCGTGCGCATGTCGGGCTGGAGGCGGTCGGACTTCCACGACGCCTCCGGGCTGCCCTGGGTGCCGCCGAGCCCGAACATGCCGACGCCCGAGACGGCGCTGGTGTACTCGGGGACGTGCCTGTTCGAGGGCACCAACCTGTCCGAGGGGCGCGGGACGACCCGCCCGTTCGAACTGCTGGGCGCCGAGGGCGTCGACGGGCGCTGGGCGGAGGCGGCGAACGGCCTGGGGCTGGCGGGCGTGCGGTTCCGCGAGGCGTACTTCGCCCCCACGTTCTCCAAGTTCCAGGGGAGGACCGTCGGGGGCGTGCAGCTCCACGTGCACGACCGGGAGGCGTTCGACCCCGTGCGCACGGGGATCGGGCTGCTGGTCACGGCCAGGCGGGTGTGGAGCGGGTTCGCCTGGCGTCCGGACCACTGGATCGACAAGCTCACCGGCTCCGCGCGGGTGCGCACGATGATCGACGCGGGGGCGGACACGGACGAGGTGGTGGCCGGCTGGCAGGAGGAGCTGGCGGCGTTCCGCGGGGTGCGGCGGGAGTACCTGCTGTACCGCTGA
- a CDS encoding 3-keto-5-aminohexanoate cleavage protein yields MQVCLNGSRSAADGAGVPLSPEAMAESAAEAVAAGATDVHVHPRTPCGRETLSPRVLARTLEAIRARLPVPVPVGVTTGAWTEPDPAARLERVRGWAGLPEPPDHASVNWHEPGAEEVAGALLELGIGVEAGIWSGTDGAARFAASPLAPGVSRVLAEVTDPDAASAERSAHALLSELGSAHGLPVLLHGEEGGTWPVLRLAGRLGLATRIGLEDTLFLPDGRAAGSNALLVAEAVGIHGRARRVARGRAGADG; encoded by the coding sequence GTGCAGGTGTGTCTGAACGGGTCCCGGAGCGCGGCCGACGGGGCGGGGGTGCCGCTGTCGCCGGAGGCGATGGCCGAGTCGGCGGCGGAGGCGGTCGCGGCCGGGGCGACGGACGTCCATGTCCACCCCCGGACGCCGTGCGGACGGGAGACGCTGTCGCCGCGGGTGCTGGCGAGGACGCTGGAGGCGATCCGGGCACGCCTGCCGGTGCCGGTGCCGGTCGGCGTCACGACGGGCGCCTGGACGGAGCCCGACCCCGCGGCCCGGCTGGAGCGGGTGCGCGGCTGGGCCGGTCTGCCCGAGCCGCCCGACCACGCCTCGGTCAACTGGCACGAGCCCGGTGCCGAGGAGGTCGCCGGCGCGCTCCTGGAGCTGGGCATCGGCGTCGAGGCCGGCATCTGGTCCGGCACGGACGGGGCGGCGCGGTTCGCCGCCTCACCGCTCGCGCCCGGGGTGTCGCGGGTGCTGGCGGAGGTCACGGACCCGGACGCGGCGAGCGCCGAGCGGTCCGCGCACGCCCTGCTGTCCGAGCTGGGCTCCGCGCACGGCCTGCCGGTCCTGCTGCACGGCGAGGAGGGCGGCACCTGGCCGGTGCTGCGCCTCGCGGGCCGGCTGGGGCTCGCGACCCGCATCGGCCTGGAGGACACGCTGTTCCTGCCGGACGGACGGGCGGCGGGGTCCAACGCCCTGCTGGTGGCGGAGGCGGTCGGGATCCACGGACGGGCCCGGCGGGTGGCTCGGGGCCGTGCCGGAGCGGACGGGTGA
- a CDS encoding RNA ligase (ATP), with product MSTLRVTAEVLTVHGHPGADALELAQVGLYRAVVAKGAYRTGDAAVYIPEQAVLPAGLIEELGLTGRLAGGGRDRVKAVRLRGELSQGIVCRPKALADVDLVRAAEDGTDFAELLGITKWVPPVPPAMNGEVESAPGLLPWVDIENIRRHPEMFTPGEPVVLTEKVHGSACLLTYVADEERVHVSSKGFGSRSLALKEDPRNLYWRAVRGHGVAEVAAELAGRLGARRVGVFGEVYGAGVQDLTYGADGRRDTLGYAVFDVSAEIDGRVRWLDAAELLRGRLPLVPRLFEGPYDSERVLEIATGRETVSGRELHLREGVVIRPAVERYSAVTGGRAIAKAVSPAYLTRKGATEYE from the coding sequence ATGTCGACGCTGCGCGTCACCGCCGAAGTCCTGACCGTCCACGGGCATCCGGGTGCCGACGCCCTCGAGCTGGCCCAGGTGGGCCTGTACCGGGCCGTCGTCGCCAAGGGCGCCTACCGCACGGGAGACGCCGCGGTCTACATCCCCGAGCAGGCCGTGCTGCCGGCCGGCCTGATCGAGGAGCTGGGCCTGACCGGTCGCCTGGCGGGCGGCGGCCGCGACCGGGTCAAGGCGGTGCGGCTGCGCGGCGAGCTGTCGCAGGGCATCGTGTGCCGGCCGAAGGCCCTCGCGGACGTCGACCTCGTGAGGGCGGCCGAGGACGGCACCGACTTCGCGGAGCTGCTCGGCATCACCAAGTGGGTGCCGCCCGTGCCGCCCGCCATGAACGGCGAGGTGGAGTCCGCGCCCGGGCTGCTGCCGTGGGTCGACATCGAGAACATCCGGCGCCACCCGGAGATGTTCACCCCCGGCGAGCCCGTGGTGCTCACCGAGAAGGTGCACGGCTCGGCCTGCCTGCTGACGTACGTCGCCGACGAGGAGCGGGTGCACGTCTCCTCCAAGGGGTTCGGTTCCCGGTCGCTGGCGCTGAAGGAGGATCCGCGCAACCTGTACTGGCGCGCGGTGCGCGGGCACGGCGTCGCCGAGGTCGCGGCGGAGCTCGCCGGGCGGCTCGGGGCGCGGCGCGTCGGCGTCTTCGGCGAGGTGTACGGCGCGGGGGTGCAGGACCTGACGTACGGTGCGGACGGGCGGCGCGACACCCTCGGGTACGCCGTGTTCGACGTGTCCGCGGAGATCGACGGCCGGGTGCGCTGGCTGGACGCGGCGGAACTGCTCCGGGGGCGGCTGCCGTTGGTGCCGCGGCTGTTCGAGGGCCCGTACGACAGCGAGCGGGTGCTGGAGATCGCCACCGGCCGCGAGACGGTGTCCGGGCGGGAGCTGCACCTGCGGGAGGGCGTGGTGATCCGCCCGGCCGTCGAGCGGTACAGCGCGGTGACCGGCGGCCGCGCCATCGCGAAGGCGGTCAGCCCGGCGTACCTGACCCGCAAGGGCGCCACGGAGTACGAGTGA
- the soxR gene encoding redox-sensitive transcriptional activator SoxR translates to MHRIPEKIHELTVGQLSARSGAAVSALHFYESKGLISSRRTPGNQRRYSRDTLRRVAFIRAAQRVGIPLATIREALAELPEERTPTREDWARLSEAWRSELDERIKQLNRLRDHLTDCIGCGCLSLDTCVLSNPDDAFGERLTGSRLMDENGGAGRRRARRERAPEEAR, encoded by the coding sequence GTGCACCGGATTCCAGAGAAGATCCACGAACTCACGGTCGGCCAGCTCTCCGCCCGCAGCGGCGCCGCCGTCTCCGCCCTGCACTTCTACGAGTCCAAGGGCCTGATCAGCAGCCGCCGCACCCCGGGCAACCAGCGCCGCTACAGCCGCGACACCCTGCGCCGGGTCGCCTTCATCCGCGCCGCCCAGCGCGTCGGCATCCCGCTCGCCACGATCCGCGAGGCGCTCGCCGAACTCCCCGAGGAACGCACCCCCACCCGGGAAGACTGGGCCCGCCTCTCCGAGGCCTGGCGCTCGGAGCTGGACGAGCGCATCAAGCAGCTCAACCGTCTGCGCGACCACCTCACCGACTGCATCGGCTGCGGCTGCCTCTCCCTGGACACCTGCGTCCTGTCCAACCCGGACGACGCCTTCGGCGAACGCCTGACGGGTTCCCGCCTGATGGACGAGAACGGCGGCGCAGGCCGCCGCCGCGCACGCCGGGAACGCGCACCGGAGGAAGCCCGCTGA
- a CDS encoding MaoC family dehydratase, translated as MAEPRIFTSVDDLKAAVGEQLGYTDWLEVDQKRIDLFAEATGDHQWIHVDPEKAAAGPFGTTIAHGYLTLSLLPLFGPQLISVEGVQMGVNYGTNKVRFPAPVPVGSRLRATATITAVDEVPGGVQVATAFTVEREGGDKPVCVAESVARYYL; from the coding sequence ATGGCAGAGCCGAGGATCTTCACGTCCGTCGACGACCTGAAGGCGGCGGTGGGCGAGCAGCTGGGGTACACCGACTGGCTGGAGGTCGACCAGAAGCGGATCGACCTGTTCGCCGAGGCCACCGGGGACCACCAGTGGATCCACGTCGATCCGGAGAAGGCCGCCGCGGGGCCCTTCGGGACGACCATCGCGCACGGGTACCTGACGTTGTCCCTGCTGCCGCTCTTCGGCCCGCAGCTGATCTCCGTCGAGGGCGTGCAGATGGGCGTCAACTACGGCACGAACAAGGTGCGCTTCCCGGCCCCCGTCCCGGTCGGCTCGCGGCTGCGCGCCACCGCGACGATCACCGCCGTCGACGAGGTGCCGGGCGGCGTCCAGGTGGCCACCGCCTTCACCGTGGAGCGGGAGGGCGGCGACAAGCCGGTGTGCGTGGCCGAGTCGGTGGCCCGCTACTACCTCTGA
- a CDS encoding TetR/AcrR family transcriptional regulator gives MSTAEETAGGEAQPWGEVTPDAARRLLLAAVEAFAERGYHATTTRDIASRAGMSPAALYIHYKTKEELLHRISRIGHEKAVEILRTAARAEGSPTERLAGAVSSFVRWHAGGRTTARVVQYELDSLGPEARAEIQGLRRQVDAEVRGIIEEGVRSGEFDVIDVHGTTLAVLSLCIDVARWFNVNGPRTPEEVGALYADLVLRMVGAGGPGAARG, from the coding sequence ATGAGTACGGCGGAGGAGACGGCCGGCGGTGAGGCGCAGCCGTGGGGTGAGGTCACGCCCGACGCGGCCCGACGGCTGCTGCTCGCCGCCGTGGAGGCGTTCGCGGAACGCGGCTACCACGCCACGACGACCCGCGACATCGCCAGCCGCGCGGGGATGAGCCCGGCCGCGCTCTACATCCACTACAAGACCAAGGAGGAGCTGCTCCACCGCATCAGCAGGATCGGCCACGAGAAGGCCGTGGAGATCCTGCGCACGGCGGCGCGCGCCGAGGGCAGCCCGACCGAGCGGCTCGCCGGCGCGGTCAGCTCCTTCGTCCGCTGGCACGCGGGCGGCCGGACCACCGCCCGGGTCGTCCAGTACGAACTCGACTCGCTCGGCCCCGAGGCCCGCGCCGAGATCCAGGGCCTGCGCCGCCAGGTGGACGCCGAGGTGCGCGGGATCATCGAGGAGGGCGTGCGCTCCGGCGAGTTCGACGTCATCGACGTGCACGGCACCACCCTCGCCGTGCTCTCCCTGTGCATCGACGTGGCCCGCTGGTTCAACGTCAACGGTCCCCGCACCCCCGAGGAGGTCGGCGCGCTCTACGCCGACCTCGTGCTGCGGATGGTCGGGGCCGGGGGCCCCGGCGCCGCCCGGGGGTAG
- a CDS encoding VOC family protein has protein sequence MTILKTYARLWTDELDKSLALLRELTGAEPDLRFAFDSVELAAIGDFLVIAGPPAERARYSHASATVIVDDLDTLTKTLAAAGAEITTPESASATGRFLYARHQGGAEVEYVEWVPELVERIVRA, from the coding sequence ATGACCATTCTCAAGACGTACGCACGCCTGTGGACCGACGAGTTGGACAAGTCGCTGGCATTGCTGCGTGAACTGACCGGCGCAGAGCCCGATCTCCGCTTCGCCTTCGATTCCGTCGAACTCGCAGCGATCGGTGACTTCCTCGTCATCGCAGGGCCGCCCGCGGAGCGTGCCCGCTATTCCCACGCCAGCGCCACCGTGATCGTCGACGACCTCGACACCCTGACCAAGACGCTCGCGGCCGCCGGCGCCGAGATCACCACACCGGAAAGCGCCAGCGCCACCGGTCGGTTCCTGTACGCGCGCCATCAGGGCGGCGCAGAGGTCGAGTACGTGGAATGGGTCCCGGAGCTGGTGGAGCGCATCGTGCGGGCGTAG